ACCTGCCGCATTCCGACAAGTTCAAGGTCGTGGCGATCTGCGACCTGAACGAGCGGCGCATGGCAGCGGTCGGCGACGAGTTCGGCATCGAACGGCGCACCACCTCTTTTGCGGAGCTGCTGGCCGACGACACGATCGACATCATCGATATCTGCACCCCTCCCGGCATCCATCTGGAACAGGTGGTCGCAGCGCTTGCCGCCGGCAAGCATGTTGTCTGCGAAAAGCCACTGACGGGCTCGCTTGCCGCCGTCGATACCATCATGGAAGCGGAAAAGACCGCCAAAGGCGTGCTGATGCCGATCTTCCAGTACCGTTACGGCGACGGCATTCAGAAGGCCAAGCGGATCATCGACGCCGGTATTGCCGGCAAGCCCTATACCGCTTCGGTCGAAACCTTCTGGCTGCGCAAGCCCGAATATTACGCCGTGCCTTGGCGCGGCAAATGGGCGACGGAGCTCGGCGGCGTGCTCGTCACCCATGCGCTGCACCTGCACGACATGCTGATGCATCTGATGGGTCCGGCTGCCAGGGTCTTCGGCCGCGTCGCCACCCGCGTCAACGATATCGAGGTCGAGGATTGTGCCTCCGCCAGCCTGCTGATGGAAAGCGGCGCCTTTGTCTCGCTTTCCTGCACGCTTGGTTCGCAGGAGCAGATCAGCCGGCTCAGGCTGCACTTCGAGAATGTCACTTTCGAGAGCAGCCACGAACCCTATACACCCGGCAAGGACCCCTGGAAGATCATCGCCGCAAACGACGACGTTCAGGAGCAGATCGACAGGGTGGTTGG
The Rhizobium leguminosarum DNA segment above includes these coding regions:
- a CDS encoding Gfo/Idh/MocA family protein; the protein is MAMTGKSDMSIRTVAIVGCGIGRSHIVEGYLPHSDKFKVVAICDLNERRMAAVGDEFGIERRTTSFAELLADDTIDIIDICTPPGIHLEQVVAALAAGKHVVCEKPLTGSLAAVDTIMEAEKTAKGVLMPIFQYRYGDGIQKAKRIIDAGIAGKPYTASVETFWLRKPEYYAVPWRGKWATELGGVLVTHALHLHDMLMHLMGPAARVFGRVATRVNDIEVEDCASASLLMESGAFVSLSCTLGSQEQISRLRLHFENVTFESSHEPYTPGKDPWKIIAANDDVQEQIDRVVGDWQPVAPRFTTQMGQFHAFLSGHAPLPVTTKDARRALELVTAIYQSSDSGADVPLPVGSDSPKYADWRARTK